In Miscanthus floridulus cultivar M001 chromosome 5, ASM1932011v1, whole genome shotgun sequence, one genomic interval encodes:
- the LOC136454005 gene encoding BTB/POZ domain and ankyrin repeat-containing protein NPR5-like isoform X1, with protein sequence MEDTLKSLSMDYLNLLINGQAFSDVTFNVEGRLVHAHRCILAARSLFFRKFFCGAAAADQAAAAPGALLLDHLSPRSPSSSSSSPRGGGAGASAAAAAAAAAAPGAVIPVNSVSYEVFLLLLQFLYSGQVSLVPQKGEPRPGCGERACWHTHCAAAVDLALDTLTAARSFGVEELALLTQKQLAGMVEKASIEDVMKVLMASRKQDLHQLWTTCSHLVAKSGLPPEVLAKHLPMDVVAKIDELRLKSSLSRRSPFLAHHHPHHPAAGGMEASSAADIDDHHKIRRMRRALDSSDVELVKLMVMGEGLNLDEALALHYAVENCSREVVKALLELGAADVNHPAGPAGKTPLHVAAEMVCPDMVAVLLDHHADPNVRTVEGITPLDILRTLTSDFLFKGAVPGLAHIEPNKLRLCLELVQSAAMVMSREDAHTAAAAVNAAPMYGELSGGAGGPVYNASGTSSSMVNLSLDNRMVYLNLGMDAQFGKMGDGSDDDDGGSRGQGGPSSLFSPHGYH encoded by the exons ATGGAGGACACGCTCAAGTCGCTGTCCATGGACTACCTCAACCTGCTCATCAACGGGCAGGCCTTCAGCGACGTCACGTTCAACGTGGAGGGCCGCCTGGTGCACGCGCACCGCTGCATCCTGGCGGCGCGCAGCCTCTTCTTCCGCAAGTTCTTCTGCGGCGCCGCGGCCGCCGAccaggccgccgccgcgcccggcgCGCTGCTGCTGGATCACCTCAGCCCGCGCtccccgtcctcctcctcctcctccccgcgcGGCGGTGGCGCGGGGGCCTCCgcggccgcagccgcagccgccgccgcggcgccgggCGCCGTCATACCCGTCAACTCCGTCAGCTACGAGGtgttcctgctgctgctgcagttCCTCTACAGCGGCCAGGTGTCCCTGGTGCCGCAGAAGGGGGAGCCCCGGCCGGGATGCGGCGAGCGCGCGTGCTGGCACACGCactgcgccgccgccgtcgacctcgCGCTCGACACCCTCACCGCCGCACGCTCCTTCGGCGTCGAGGAGCTCGCGCTCCTCACCCAG AAGCAGCTGGCCGGCATGGTGGAGAAGGCGTCGATCGAGGACGTGATGAAGGTGCTCATGGCGTCGCGGAAGCAGGATCTGCACCAGCTGTGGACCACGTGCTCCCACCTCGTCGCCAAGTCCGGGCTTCCCCCGGAGGTGCTGGCCAAGCACCTCCCCATGGACGTGGTGGCCAAGATCGACGAGCTCCGCCTCAAGTCCTCGCTGTCCCGCCGCTCGCCGTTCCTCGCGCACCACCACCCGCACCATCCGGCGGCGGGCGGCATGGAGGCCTCTTCCGCGGCTGACATCGACGACCACCACAAGATCCGCCGCATGCGCCGCGCGCTCGACTCCTCCGACGTCGAGCTCGTCAAGCTCATGGTCATGGGGGAAGGGCTCAACCTGGACGAGGCGCTCGCACTGCACTATGCCGTGGAGAACTGCAGCCGGGAGGTCGTCAAGGCGCTGCTGGAGCTCGGCGCCGCCGACGTCAACCACCCCGCGGGCCCCGCCGGGAAGACGCCGCTCCACGTCGCGGCCGAGATGGTCTGCCCGGACATGGTCGCCGTGCTGCTCGACCACCACGCCGACCCCAACGTGCGCACCGTCGAGGGCATCACGCCGCTCGACATCCTCCGCACGCTCACCTCCGACTTCCTCTTCAAGGGCGCCGTGCCGGGGCTCGCGCACATCGAGCCCAACAAGCTCCGGCTCTGCCTCGAGCTCGTGCAGTCGGCGGCCATGGTCATGTCCCGCGAGGACGCGCACACGGCCGCCGCGGCGGTCAACGCCGCGCCCATGTACGGCGAGCTctccggcggcgccggcggccccGTGTACAATGCGAGCGGCACCAGCTCGAGCATGGTGAACCTCAGCCTGGACAACAGGATGGTGTACCTGAACCTAGGGATGGACGCGCAGTTCGGCAAGATGGGCGACGGCAGCGACGACGATGACGGCGGGAGCAGAGGGCAAGGGGGCCCGTCTTCTTTGTTCTCCCCGCATGGCTACCATTGA
- the LOC136454005 gene encoding BTB/POZ domain and ankyrin repeat-containing protein NPR5-like isoform X2: MEDTLKSLSMDYLNLLINGQAFSDVTFNVEGRLVHAHRCILAARSLFFRKFFCGAAAADQAAAAPGALLLDHLSPRSPSSSSSSPRGGGAGASAAAAAAAAAAPGAVIPVNSVSYEVFLLLLQFLYSGQVSLVPQKGEPRPGCGERACWHTHCAAAVDLALDTLTAARSFGVEELALLTQLAGMVEKASIEDVMKVLMASRKQDLHQLWTTCSHLVAKSGLPPEVLAKHLPMDVVAKIDELRLKSSLSRRSPFLAHHHPHHPAAGGMEASSAADIDDHHKIRRMRRALDSSDVELVKLMVMGEGLNLDEALALHYAVENCSREVVKALLELGAADVNHPAGPAGKTPLHVAAEMVCPDMVAVLLDHHADPNVRTVEGITPLDILRTLTSDFLFKGAVPGLAHIEPNKLRLCLELVQSAAMVMSREDAHTAAAAVNAAPMYGELSGGAGGPVYNASGTSSSMVNLSLDNRMVYLNLGMDAQFGKMGDGSDDDDGGSRGQGGPSSLFSPHGYH; encoded by the exons ATGGAGGACACGCTCAAGTCGCTGTCCATGGACTACCTCAACCTGCTCATCAACGGGCAGGCCTTCAGCGACGTCACGTTCAACGTGGAGGGCCGCCTGGTGCACGCGCACCGCTGCATCCTGGCGGCGCGCAGCCTCTTCTTCCGCAAGTTCTTCTGCGGCGCCGCGGCCGCCGAccaggccgccgccgcgcccggcgCGCTGCTGCTGGATCACCTCAGCCCGCGCtccccgtcctcctcctcctcctccccgcgcGGCGGTGGCGCGGGGGCCTCCgcggccgcagccgcagccgccgccgcggcgccgggCGCCGTCATACCCGTCAACTCCGTCAGCTACGAGGtgttcctgctgctgctgcagttCCTCTACAGCGGCCAGGTGTCCCTGGTGCCGCAGAAGGGGGAGCCCCGGCCGGGATGCGGCGAGCGCGCGTGCTGGCACACGCactgcgccgccgccgtcgacctcgCGCTCGACACCCTCACCGCCGCACGCTCCTTCGGCGTCGAGGAGCTCGCGCTCCTCACCCAG CTGGCCGGCATGGTGGAGAAGGCGTCGATCGAGGACGTGATGAAGGTGCTCATGGCGTCGCGGAAGCAGGATCTGCACCAGCTGTGGACCACGTGCTCCCACCTCGTCGCCAAGTCCGGGCTTCCCCCGGAGGTGCTGGCCAAGCACCTCCCCATGGACGTGGTGGCCAAGATCGACGAGCTCCGCCTCAAGTCCTCGCTGTCCCGCCGCTCGCCGTTCCTCGCGCACCACCACCCGCACCATCCGGCGGCGGGCGGCATGGAGGCCTCTTCCGCGGCTGACATCGACGACCACCACAAGATCCGCCGCATGCGCCGCGCGCTCGACTCCTCCGACGTCGAGCTCGTCAAGCTCATGGTCATGGGGGAAGGGCTCAACCTGGACGAGGCGCTCGCACTGCACTATGCCGTGGAGAACTGCAGCCGGGAGGTCGTCAAGGCGCTGCTGGAGCTCGGCGCCGCCGACGTCAACCACCCCGCGGGCCCCGCCGGGAAGACGCCGCTCCACGTCGCGGCCGAGATGGTCTGCCCGGACATGGTCGCCGTGCTGCTCGACCACCACGCCGACCCCAACGTGCGCACCGTCGAGGGCATCACGCCGCTCGACATCCTCCGCACGCTCACCTCCGACTTCCTCTTCAAGGGCGCCGTGCCGGGGCTCGCGCACATCGAGCCCAACAAGCTCCGGCTCTGCCTCGAGCTCGTGCAGTCGGCGGCCATGGTCATGTCCCGCGAGGACGCGCACACGGCCGCCGCGGCGGTCAACGCCGCGCCCATGTACGGCGAGCTctccggcggcgccggcggccccGTGTACAATGCGAGCGGCACCAGCTCGAGCATGGTGAACCTCAGCCTGGACAACAGGATGGTGTACCTGAACCTAGGGATGGACGCGCAGTTCGGCAAGATGGGCGACGGCAGCGACGACGATGACGGCGGGAGCAGAGGGCAAGGGGGCCCGTCTTCTTTGTTCTCCCCGCATGGCTACCATTGA